A single region of the Kwoniella botswanensis chromosome 1, complete sequence genome encodes:
- a CDS encoding pyruvate kinase, whose amino-acid sequence MPFALGHHPPSRPLTPSPPKNQPARLPYNPNPISREHRSSIGGPLNFNMTSSAFVSNTPTTQLAWQASLNTTFNEMTPEQKFFRKTSIIATIGPKTNNVDTLVKLADAGMNIVRMNFSHGSYEYHQSVIDNARAAAAKSPNGRPLAIALDTKGPEIRTGLMKDDTDVPIDAGHEFWVTTDKSFAESGSAEQIYMDYTNLPKVTAPGKLIYVDDGILSLQVVSIDGEKIRVKSLNSGTLSSRKGVNLPKTAVDLPALSEKDKSDLAFGVKNGVDMIFASFIRSGNDVKEIRKVLGTEGANIKIIVKIENEQGVTNFDEILKETDGVMVARGDLGIEIPASQVFMAQKMMIAKCNVAGKPVICATQMLESMTYNPRPTRAEVSDVANAVMDGADCVMLSGETAKGKYPIEAVKMMAETAYLAERAIAYPHLFDQLRSLTPRPTETAETLALSAVAAAIEQDAGAIIVLSTSGVSARLLSKYRPECPIICVTRNQQTARQLHLSRGVYPVWYPEPRGIPGDKWQIDVDNRIRYGLRVALQLAIVKPEATVMAVQGWKGGLGHTNTLRILSVPADPADLDLHSIERED is encoded by the exons ATGCCATTTGCTCTCGGGCATCACCCACCATCACGGCCTCTCACTCCCTCACCACCCAAAAATCAACCTGCCCGTCTACCATACAACCCAAATCCAATCTCTCGTGAACATAGGTCGTCTATTGGAGGTCCCCTCAATTTCAACATGACTTCAAGTGCTTTTGTATCCAACACCCCTACCACCCAGCTTGCCTGGCAAGCGTCTCTCAACACCACATTCAATGAGATGACCCCAGAGCAAAAGTTCTTCAGAAAG ACATCCATCATTGCTACCATTGGTCCTAAAACGAACAATGTAGATACCCTCGTCAAGCTCGCTGATGCTGGTATGAACATTG TCCGAATGAACTTCTCCCACGGTTCATACGAATACCACCAATCGGTCATTGACAACGCCCGAGCTGCCGCTGCCAAGAGCCCCAACGGTCGACCATTGGCTATCGCTCTCGACACCAAAGGTCCAGAGATCAGAACTGGTTTGATGAAGGATGACACCGAT GTCCCTATCGACGCTGGTCACGAATTCTGGGTTACCACGGATAAATCCTTCGCTGAGTCCGGTTCCGCCGAGCAAATATACATGGACTAC ACCAACCTTCCTAAAGTAACTGCTCCCGGTAAACTCatatatgttgatgatg GTATCCTCTCCCTCCAAGTCGTCTCGATCGACGGCGAGAAGATCCGAGTCAAGTCCCTCAACTCCGGTACCCTCTCATCTCGAAAGGGTGTCAACCTCCCCAAGACCGCTGTGGACTTACCCGCTCTTTCAGAAAAGGACAAATCAGATTTGGCTTTCGGTGTCAAGAACGGTGTAGACATGATCTTCGCTTCTTTCATCCGATCCGGCAATGATGTCAAAGAGATCAGAAAGGTCCTCGGTACTGAAGGTGCTaacatcaagatcatcgtcaAGATCGAGAACGAACAAGGTGTTACCAACTTTGACGAGATCTTGAAGGAAACCGATGGTGTCATGGTCGCTagaggtgatttgggtatTGAGATTCCAGCAAGTCAAGTCTTCATGGctcagaagatgatgattgcCAAATGTAACGTTGCTGGTAAACCTGTTATCTGTGCTACTCAGATgctcgag TCTATGACC TACAACCCTCGACCTACTCGAGCCGAGGTGTCAGATGTTGCCAACGCTGTCATGGATGGTGCCGATTGTGTCATGCTTTCAGGTGAAACTGCCAAGGGTAAATACCCTATCGAAGCCG TCAAGATGATGGCCGAGACTGCTTACCTCGCTGAGAGAGCTATCGCCTACCCACACTTATTCGACCAACTCCGAAGTCTTACCCCTCGACCTACCGAAACTGCCGAGACTCTTGCTCTGTCCGCCGTCGCTGCTGCCATTGAGCAAGACGCTGGAGCCATTATCGTCTTATCGACCAGTGGTGTTTCCGCTAGACTTCTCTCCAAGTACAGACCTGAATGCCCAATTATCTGTG TTACTCGAAACCAACAAACCGCCCGACAACTCCACTTGTCTCGAGGAGTGTACCCTGTATGGTACCCCGAGCCTCGAGGTATCCCTGGTGACAAATGGCAAATCGACGTTGACAACCGTATCAG GTATGGTCTCCGAGTTGCCCTTCAACTTGCTATCGTCAAGCCAGAGGCTACTGTTATGGCTGTCCAAGGATGGAAAGGTGGTCTCGGTCAC ACCAATACCCTCCGAATCCTCAGCGTTCCCGCTGATCCCGCAGACCTCGACCTCCACTCCATCGAACGAGAAGATTAA
- a CDS encoding eukaryotic translation initiation factor 3 subunit E: protein MAEYDLTQKLIPHLDRHLAIPLLNHLSDIAIFPAEQLAKAQYDLVKGTNMVDYVEQLQEQAKTGESRDFAKLREEATAKYQELQEKAQPVMKIDIDQINALYHFGQYQYTLGDYARAANFLYHFLIFSPSLDLNISAHWGKLSSNILSGEWEAALVEIKDLRDAIDNPHGTSMAKPLAQLQARTWLLHWSLFVFFNLGEGQGCQGLLDMFLSPAYLNTIQTSCPHLLRYLVAAAIISRRAPKPAGTRGNRDHVKELTKIVQMEEYQYSDPVTGFLKDLFVDFDLNQAQKRLTVAESVVRSDFFLSGFADEFVENARWLISEVFCRIHRRIDIGELSKTLNLTNEEGEKWIVNLIRDSRMGVEAKIDLKENMLHITRPHATPTATLIETTRGLAFRSQAIQFAMQSSAGDSRGERGERGERGERGGRGGRGGRTRGGAPAREEVAA, encoded by the exons ATGGCCGAATACGATCTCACACAA AAACTCATCCCTCACCTCGACCGACATCTTGCTATCCCTCTCCTCAATCACCTTTCGGATATCGCCATCTTTCCTGCCGAGCAGTTAGCTAAAGCTCA GTATGACCTCGTCAAAGGGACCAACATGGTTGACTACGTCGAACAATTACAAGAACAAGCAAAGACAGGAGAATCAAGGGATTTTGCCAAgttgagggaagaagcgACAGCCAAATATCAAGAATTGCAGGAGAAGGCTCAACCAGTTATGAAG attgatatcgatcaaatcaACGCATTGTACCACTTTGGTCAATATCAATACACCCTTGGTGATTATGCCCGCGCTGCAAACTTCCTTTACCACTTCCTGATattctctccttcccttgATCTCAACATTTCCGCTCACTGGGGTAAATTATCGTCCAATATCTTGTCAGGAGAATGGGAGGCTGCTTTGGTGGAAATAAAAGATTTACGAGATGCTATCGACAACCCTCACGGAACATCAATGGCCAAACCTTTGGCTCAACTACAAGCCAGAACATGGTTACTCCACTGGTCATTAttcgtcttcttcaacctGGGCGAAGGTCAAGGTTGTCAAGGATTACTCGACATGTTCCTCTCCCCCGCTTACCTCAATACGATACAGACGTCATGCCCTCACCTCCTCCGATACCTCGTCGCCGCTGCCATAATCTCACGTCGAGCACCCAAGCCTGCTGGTACCCGAGGAAACCGAGATCATGTCAAGGAATTGACCAAAATCGTTCAGATGGAGGAATATCAATACTCTGATCCAGTTACCGGGTTCCTGAAGGATTTGTTCGTTGACTTCGACCTCAACCAAGCTCAGAAACGATTGACAGTAGCGGAGAGTGTCGTACGATCGGATTTCTTCCTCTCAGGATTCGCGGATGAATTTGTGGAGAATGCTAGATGGTTGATAAGTGAGGTTTTCTGCAGGATACATCGAAGGATAGATATCGG TGAATTGTCCAAGACACTCAATTTGACTAATGAGGAGGGCGAGAAATGGATTGTCAACTTGATTAGAGATTCACGAATGGGAGTAGAGGCCAAGATCGatttgaaggag AACATGCTTCACATTACTCGACCACATGCTACACCAACAGCGACTCTCATCGAAACCACAAGAGGTCTTGCTTTCCGATCTCAAGCCATCCAATTTGCCATGCAAAGTAGTGCAGGAGATTCTCGAGGCGAACGAGGCGAGCGAGGGGAGCGAGGGGAGcgtggtggtagaggtggacgaggtggaagaacTCGAGGTGGAGCACCAGCCAGGGAGGAGGTTGCAGCTTAG